A section of the Dehalobacter sp. DCM genome encodes:
- a CDS encoding precorrin-8X methylmutase has product MDYQFENVLPEEIEKRSFAIITEELGDITLDPEKAPIIKRVIHTSADFDYVQNLCFSDNVVQIAQDALRNGASILTDTKMASVGINAGKLKTYGGKVYCFMSDQDVALEAKEKGSTRAAVCMDKACTIEEPLIIAVGNAPTALIRLDQLIREGRINPVLVIGVPVGFVNVVQSKELIMQSGVSFIVARGRKGGSNVAAAICNALLYSLT; this is encoded by the coding sequence ATGGACTATCAATTTGAAAATGTACTGCCTGAGGAGATAGAAAAAAGAAGCTTTGCCATTATTACTGAGGAACTGGGGGATATAACCCTGGATCCCGAGAAAGCACCGATCATTAAACGCGTCATTCATACTTCGGCGGATTTTGATTATGTGCAGAATTTATGTTTTTCGGATAATGTGGTACAGATTGCCCAGGATGCGCTTCGTAACGGGGCATCGATCTTAACGGATACCAAGATGGCCAGCGTGGGTATCAATGCCGGGAAGCTAAAAACCTACGGCGGGAAAGTCTACTGCTTTATGTCCGACCAGGATGTGGCGCTGGAGGCGAAGGAAAAGGGCAGCACTCGGGCGGCTGTTTGTATGGATAAAGCGTGTACCATCGAAGAACCGCTGATCATTGCTGTGGGGAACGCGCCAACGGCGCTGATTCGCTTGGACCAGCTTATCCGGGAAGGCAGGATCAATCCCGTGTTGGTAATCGGGGTCCCTGTTGGTTTTGTCAATGTCGTCCAGTCTAAGGAATTGATTATGCAGTCCGGCGTTTCGTTCATTGTGGCCAGAGGCCGGAAAGGCGGAAGCAATGTTGCTGCAGCCATTTGTAACGCCCTTTTGTATTCGCTGACCTAG
- the gltB gene encoding glutamate synthase large subunit yields MENYLSPKKQGLYDPVFEHDACGMGFVVNIKGKKSHDIVEEALTVLENLSHRGASGAEENTGDGAGILVQIPHDFFLRECDVLGFELPAQGMYGVGMIFAHKYDDFRFTQMDTFEKIVREEGQKVLGWREVPIDKTKVGLSANAVMPRFIQVFVGRNPELTDEMDFERKLYVIRKRAEKTIIPMCEDKGGSFYIASLSSKTIVYKGMLTAEQLRNFYLDLSDLDFVSALAMVHSRFSTNTFPSWERAHPNRYIVHNGEINTIRGNVNWMKARQKCIDSPLFDDISKVYPIVDESGSDSAMFDNSLEFIYLTGRSLPHAIMMMIPEPWEKNDLISKDKKNFYEFNNFIMEPWDGPAAMGFTDGTVIGGVLDRNGLRPSRYYVTKDDKVILASEVGVMDIKPENIQYKGRLEPGKMLLIDTAAQRIISDDEIKQRVAGMHPYEEWNKKHIVYLNALPVEDEPDKPIIADLIAQQKAFGYTQEDITKIIQPMAANGIDPIGSMGMDSPLAVLSERPQMLYDYFQQLFAQVTNPPIDGIREEIITSSSVLLGNAGNLLDPDQTNTYAVYLDSPILTNSQLKTIMKLNTGRFKTARISILYRAAGGVRAMERALDKIYREADKAIAEGTNILVLSDRGVNKEFAAIPALLASSGLHHHLIRREIRTSVGIVLETGEAREVHHFCTLIGYGVTAINPYMAYETIHDLALKGMTDGLSYHEAKKNYIKASVKGILKVLTKMGISTMRSYHGAQIFEAVGLKKDLIDKYFTQTPSRLEGIGLEEITAENHMRFESAFDENTLYADTLEVGGFYQCKNTGEIHRYNPETIYLLQRACREGNYNLFKEYSKKINEEEIYSLRHLLDFKISAGDTIPIEEVEPVEAIVKRFKTGAMSYGSISKEAHECMAIAMNRLGGKSNSGEGGEDPERFQKLPNGDSMISAIKQVASGRFGVTSNYLINATELQIKMAQGAKPGEGGQLPGRKVFPAIAKVRHSTPGVELISPPPHHDIYSIEDLAELIHDLKNANRNARINVKLVSEVGVGTIAAGVAKGKADVILISGYDGGTGASPRTSIKHTGLPWELGLSETHQTLVLNRLRDRVVLETDGKLLSGRDVVIAALLGAEEFGFATTPLITMGCVMMRVCNLNTCPVGIATQDEELRKNFTGKPEYVENFMVYVAQEMREIMAKLGFRSVNEMVGRTDRLKHKDNVKNWKASHVDLSQVLYQPYAGADIGRFKMQEQNHGLEESLDMRKLLRMCKPALEQKKSIRAKLKINNVDRVVGTIVGSEITKRFGEEGLPEDTIKLTFVGSAGQSFGAFTPKGMSLELEGDANDYIGKGLSGGKISVYPPRNADFEPDKNILIGNVAFYGATSGEAYINGIAGERFCVRNSGVKAVVEGVGDHGCEYMTGGKVVILGKTGRNFAAGMSGGIAYVLDLDEIYCNKSLVLLEKICSEKELKEVREMIRRHVTHTGSPRGKAILNGWTQYAPRFTKVIPKDYKEMMERIEKAYAAGLRGEEALTAAFEGRV; encoded by the coding sequence ATGGAAAACTATCTATCTCCGAAAAAACAAGGTCTCTATGATCCAGTCTTTGAGCACGATGCCTGTGGTATGGGCTTTGTCGTTAATATCAAAGGAAAAAAATCACACGACATTGTCGAAGAGGCTCTGACAGTCTTGGAAAACTTAAGTCACCGAGGTGCCAGCGGTGCGGAAGAGAATACCGGGGACGGTGCCGGAATACTCGTTCAAATACCTCATGATTTCTTTCTGCGAGAATGCGATGTTCTGGGTTTTGAACTCCCTGCGCAGGGAATGTATGGCGTCGGTATGATTTTTGCCCACAAGTACGACGATTTCCGCTTCACACAAATGGATACATTTGAGAAAATTGTTCGAGAAGAAGGGCAGAAAGTTCTGGGCTGGCGTGAGGTACCCATCGATAAAACAAAGGTTGGCTTAAGCGCTAATGCGGTAATGCCAAGGTTTATTCAGGTTTTTGTCGGCAGAAATCCTGAACTGACCGATGAAATGGATTTTGAAAGAAAACTTTACGTTATTCGAAAAAGAGCAGAAAAGACCATTATTCCGATGTGCGAAGATAAGGGCGGTTCATTTTACATTGCCAGTCTTTCCTCGAAAACCATTGTTTATAAAGGAATGCTGACTGCGGAACAGCTGCGGAATTTCTATCTTGATCTTTCTGACCTGGATTTTGTTTCCGCCTTAGCGATGGTCCATTCCAGATTCAGTACGAACACCTTCCCCAGTTGGGAGAGAGCACATCCCAATCGCTATATTGTCCATAATGGAGAAATCAATACGATCAGGGGCAATGTCAACTGGATGAAGGCCAGACAAAAATGCATCGATTCGCCGCTGTTTGATGATATTTCGAAAGTATATCCCATCGTTGACGAGTCAGGAAGTGACTCAGCCATGTTTGACAACAGCCTTGAATTCATCTACCTTACCGGAAGATCGCTGCCGCATGCCATCATGATGATGATTCCTGAACCATGGGAAAAAAATGACTTGATCTCCAAGGATAAAAAGAACTTTTATGAATTCAACAACTTCATCATGGAACCTTGGGACGGACCGGCGGCTATGGGCTTTACGGACGGAACGGTTATCGGCGGTGTTTTAGACAGAAACGGATTAAGGCCATCACGTTACTATGTGACCAAAGACGATAAAGTTATTTTGGCTTCTGAAGTCGGCGTTATGGACATTAAACCAGAGAATATCCAATACAAGGGCAGGCTGGAGCCCGGTAAAATGCTCCTGATTGATACGGCTGCACAGAGAATTATTTCAGATGATGAAATCAAACAACGCGTTGCGGGTATGCATCCTTATGAAGAATGGAACAAGAAGCATATTGTTTACTTGAATGCATTGCCTGTTGAAGATGAACCGGATAAACCAATAATCGCTGACCTCATCGCGCAACAGAAGGCCTTTGGTTATACACAAGAGGATATCACTAAGATAATCCAGCCTATGGCTGCTAACGGTATTGATCCGATAGGATCAATGGGAATGGATTCTCCCTTAGCCGTTCTTTCCGAACGACCGCAAATGCTCTATGATTATTTCCAGCAACTTTTTGCTCAGGTTACGAATCCGCCAATTGACGGCATCCGCGAGGAAATCATTACATCAAGTTCAGTGCTTCTCGGCAATGCGGGAAACCTGCTTGATCCTGACCAAACAAATACGTACGCAGTTTATTTAGATTCACCGATTCTGACAAATTCCCAGCTTAAAACAATAATGAAATTAAATACCGGCAGATTCAAAACAGCGCGGATATCTATCCTATATCGTGCAGCGGGCGGCGTCCGCGCGATGGAAAGGGCTTTGGACAAGATTTATCGCGAAGCAGATAAAGCCATTGCTGAAGGCACGAATATCCTTGTTCTTTCTGATCGGGGCGTCAATAAAGAATTTGCTGCCATACCCGCTTTATTAGCCTCCTCAGGACTTCATCATCATCTCATTCGCCGAGAAATACGAACCAGTGTGGGGATTGTCCTGGAGACAGGTGAAGCAAGAGAAGTTCACCATTTCTGTACACTGATCGGGTATGGGGTTACGGCAATAAATCCGTATATGGCCTATGAAACCATTCATGATTTGGCTCTTAAAGGCATGACCGATGGATTAAGTTATCACGAAGCAAAAAAGAACTATATCAAAGCGTCGGTCAAAGGGATCTTGAAAGTCCTGACCAAGATGGGTATTTCCACGATGCGCAGTTATCATGGCGCCCAAATCTTTGAAGCGGTTGGTTTGAAAAAGGATTTGATCGATAAATATTTCACTCAGACACCATCCCGGTTGGAAGGGATCGGTCTCGAGGAGATTACCGCTGAAAACCACATGCGTTTTGAAAGTGCTTTTGACGAGAATACACTTTATGCCGACACCCTCGAAGTTGGCGGCTTTTATCAATGCAAAAACACCGGAGAGATCCACCGCTACAATCCGGAAACGATTTACCTGCTGCAGCGGGCTTGCCGGGAAGGAAATTATAATCTCTTTAAAGAATATTCTAAAAAAATCAATGAGGAAGAAATATATTCACTGAGGCACCTGCTGGACTTTAAGATAAGCGCTGGCGATACCATTCCTATCGAAGAGGTGGAACCGGTCGAAGCCATCGTCAAACGCTTTAAAACCGGCGCCATGTCCTATGGATCGATCAGTAAGGAAGCTCACGAATGCATGGCGATAGCCATGAACCGACTTGGAGGCAAGAGCAATAGCGGTGAGGGCGGTGAGGATCCCGAACGTTTTCAGAAATTGCCCAACGGAGACAGTATGATCAGCGCCATTAAACAGGTTGCTTCGGGACGGTTCGGGGTGACGAGCAACTATTTGATTAATGCCACTGAGCTGCAGATAAAAATGGCCCAGGGAGCAAAACCCGGCGAAGGCGGACAGCTTCCGGGAAGAAAGGTTTTTCCGGCTATTGCTAAGGTCCGTCATTCGACACCCGGTGTGGAATTGATTTCACCGCCGCCGCATCATGATATTTATTCTATCGAAGATTTGGCTGAGTTGATCCATGATCTGAAAAACGCTAACAGAAATGCACGGATCAACGTGAAACTGGTGTCTGAGGTTGGGGTTGGAACTATCGCGGCGGGTGTGGCTAAAGGCAAAGCCGATGTGATTCTTATCAGCGGTTATGACGGCGGAACAGGAGCATCTCCCAGAACCAGCATTAAGCATACCGGCTTGCCTTGGGAGCTGGGTCTGTCAGAGACACATCAAACGCTTGTGCTCAACCGCTTAAGAGACCGCGTCGTTCTGGAAACAGACGGCAAGCTTCTTTCAGGAAGGGACGTTGTGATTGCAGCCCTTCTCGGCGCCGAAGAATTCGGATTTGCGACAACGCCTTTAATTACCATGGGTTGTGTCATGATGCGCGTGTGTAATTTAAATACGTGTCCGGTCGGAATTGCTACCCAGGATGAAGAGCTGAGAAAGAACTTCACCGGAAAGCCGGAATACGTTGAAAACTTTATGGTGTATGTCGCTCAGGAAATGCGTGAAATTATGGCCAAACTCGGCTTTAGGTCCGTCAACGAGATGGTTGGACGTACAGACAGACTGAAGCACAAGGATAACGTGAAGAATTGGAAAGCATCACACGTTGATCTATCTCAGGTTCTCTATCAGCCGTATGCCGGCGCAGATATCGGCCGGTTTAAAATGCAGGAACAGAACCATGGATTAGAAGAGTCTTTGGATATGCGCAAACTGTTAAGAATGTGCAAACCGGCTCTCGAACAGAAAAAATCAATTCGGGCAAAACTGAAGATCAACAATGTCGATCGCGTTGTGGGAACGATTGTTGGCAGCGAAATAACGAAACGTTTCGGCGAGGAAGGCTTGCCCGAGGATACGATCAAGCTGACCTTTGTTGGTTCAGCCGGGCAGAGCTTTGGTGCTTTTACACCCAAGGGGATGTCCCTGGAGTTGGAAGGGGATGCCAATGACTATATCGGCAAGGGCTTGTCCGGCGGAAAAATCAGTGTCTATCCGCCTAGAAATGCCGATTTTGAACCGGATAAAAATATTCTTATTGGTAATGTTGCCTTTTATGGGGCCACCTCAGGTGAGGCTTACATCAATGGTATAGCCGGAGAGAGATTCTGTGTCAGAAACAGCGGGGTCAAGGCTGTTGTTGAAGGGGTCGGTGATCACGGCTGTGAATATATGACTGGGGGCAAAGTGGTCATCTTAGGTAAAACAGGAAGAAACTTTGCAGCGGGGATGTCCGGCGGTATTGCGTATGTTCTCGATTTAGATGAAATCTACTGTAATAAGTCATTGGTACTACTGGAGAAAATCTGTTCAGAAAAGGAACTGAAAGAAGTCAGAGAAATGATACGCAGGCATGTCACTCATACCGGAAGTCCGCGAGGCAAGGCAATCCTGAATGGGTGGACACAATATGCCCCACGCTTTACAAAAGTCATTCCCAAGGACTATAAAGAGATGATGGAAAGAATTGAGAAGGCTTATGCGGCGGGATTACGCGGAGAAGAAGCGCTGACGGCAGCCTTTGAAGGGAGGGTTTGA
- the hemL gene encoding glutamate-1-semialdehyde 2,1-aminomutase yields MKSEILYEKAKKLMPGGVNSPVRNFQSVGDTPRFISRAQGARLYDIDGNEYIDYIGSWGPMILGHANPEVLEAVRRAAENGLSFGAATEAEVIMAQLICDLVPSVEMIRMVNSGTEATMSAVRAARGFTGRNKIIKFEGCYHGHSDAMLVKAGSGVISSGVPSSLGVTPGCANDTLTAVFNDIGSVQDLFANNKDQIAAVIVELVPANMGVVLPKPGFLQDLQRICAENAALVIADEVITGFRLGLGGAQEYYGLKPDMTAFGKIIGGGMPVGAYGGRKDIMQQIAPCGGVYQAGTLSGNPVAMAAGIAQLTKLKNNPQIYSHIDSLSAKFSSGLRELLKVTGVAATVNAIGSLSTLLFTEQEVHNYTDALTCDTKRYGRFFSAMLKQGIYLAPAQFEAAFISYSHTEADIDRTLECAEKALRAL; encoded by the coding sequence ATGAAATCGGAAATATTATACGAAAAAGCTAAGAAGCTGATGCCGGGCGGTGTCAACAGTCCGGTGCGCAATTTCCAATCGGTGGGCGACACACCGCGTTTCATCAGTCGCGCTCAGGGCGCCAGACTTTACGATATCGACGGCAATGAGTATATCGACTACATCGGTTCCTGGGGACCGATGATCCTGGGACATGCCAACCCGGAAGTATTAGAGGCAGTAAGAAGAGCAGCCGAAAACGGCTTAAGCTTCGGTGCAGCCACCGAAGCGGAGGTCATTATGGCCCAGTTGATCTGTGATTTGGTCCCGTCTGTGGAAATGATCCGGATGGTTAATTCCGGGACTGAGGCGACCATGAGCGCCGTCCGGGCGGCTCGCGGCTTTACAGGGAGAAATAAAATTATTAAATTTGAAGGCTGCTATCATGGGCATAGTGATGCAATGCTGGTCAAAGCAGGCTCGGGCGTCATTTCTTCCGGCGTACCCAGCAGTCTTGGGGTTACACCAGGCTGTGCCAATGATACGCTGACTGCGGTTTTTAATGATATCGGCAGCGTCCAGGATTTGTTTGCAAACAACAAAGATCAGATTGCAGCCGTGATTGTTGAGCTTGTGCCGGCCAATATGGGCGTCGTTTTGCCGAAACCCGGATTTCTCCAGGATCTGCAAAGAATATGTGCAGAGAACGCGGCCCTTGTGATCGCCGATGAAGTCATTACGGGATTTCGGCTTGGACTAGGTGGAGCGCAGGAATATTATGGCCTTAAACCAGATATGACCGCTTTCGGAAAAATCATCGGCGGTGGGATGCCGGTGGGGGCCTATGGCGGCCGCAAAGATATCATGCAGCAGATCGCACCCTGCGGCGGTGTTTATCAAGCCGGGACCCTGAGCGGAAATCCTGTGGCTATGGCTGCCGGGATTGCCCAGCTTACCAAACTGAAAAATAATCCTCAAATTTATAGTCATATTGACAGCCTTTCAGCAAAGTTCAGCAGTGGACTTAGAGAACTTCTGAAAGTGACCGGAGTAGCAGCGACGGTTAACGCCATCGGCTCGCTCTCAACCCTGCTGTTTACAGAGCAGGAAGTTCATAACTACACCGATGCCTTGACCTGTGATACAAAGCGGTATGGCCGCTTTTTCAGCGCCATGCTGAAGCAGGGGATTTACCTCGCACCTGCCCAGTTCGAAGCGGCATTTATCTCTTATTCCCACACGGAAGCGGATATCGACAGGACGCTGGAATGTGCGGAAAAGGCTCTTCGGGCGCTCTAA
- a CDS encoding sirohydrochlorin chelatase translates to MTGILILAHGSRQSETENTLKEIIAMVQTELKTTISADLITYAFLQFSENNLEMGLKKLVDQGVNKIKIIPYFLFDGVHIQEDIPAEIDEFLKDNPGVEISFGKTLGADRRLAKILVDRISDMTGEV, encoded by the coding sequence ATGACGGGAATTTTAATATTAGCTCACGGCAGCAGACAAAGCGAAACGGAGAATACACTGAAGGAAATCATCGCAATGGTTCAAACAGAGCTGAAAACGACAATCAGCGCTGACCTGATTACCTATGCATTCCTACAGTTCTCTGAAAATAATTTGGAAATGGGCTTAAAGAAGCTTGTTGACCAGGGTGTTAACAAAATAAAAATCATACCTTATTTTCTATTTGATGGCGTTCATATCCAGGAGGATATTCCGGCTGAGATCGATGAATTCTTAAAGGATAATCCCGGTGTGGAAATCAGTTTTGGTAAAACATTGGGAGCGGATAGAAGATTGGCGAAGATCCTTGTTGATCGGATAAGTGACATGACAGGTGAAGTCTGA
- the gdhA gene encoding NADP-specific glutamate dehydrogenase, whose amino-acid sequence MSYTQQVMEQAIKRSPNEPEFHQALKEVMESLEPVFAKHPELEKAGILERLVEPERQIMFRVPWVDDKGNVQVNRGFRIQFNSAIGPYKGGLRFHPSVNLGIIKFLGFEQIFKNSLTGLPIGGGKGGSDFDPKGKSDAEVMRFCQSFMTELYRHIGADTDVPAGDIGVGGREVAYMFGQYKRITNLFEGVLTGKGLTFGGSLARTEATGYGCVYFIDEAIKDAGKSFKGATVVVSGSGNVAIYAAQKAIELGANVVAMCDSNGYIYDKNGIDVKTIKQLKEVERRRIKDYLEFHPKAEYKDGCAGIWTVPCDIALPCATQNELDEAAAKALVANKCFAVAEGANMPCTPEAVEVFHANNVIFAPGKASNAGGVATSALEMCQNSMRYSWTFEEVDAKLKDIMVNIYRNASDAAKEYGHEGNLVVGANIAGFLKVADAMMAQGLV is encoded by the coding sequence ATGTCTTACACTCAGCAGGTCATGGAACAGGCTATTAAAAGAAGCCCTAACGAGCCTGAATTCCACCAAGCACTAAAAGAAGTAATGGAATCTTTAGAGCCGGTATTTGCTAAACACCCTGAACTTGAAAAAGCCGGAATTCTTGAAAGGCTCGTTGAACCGGAGCGTCAAATCATGTTCAGAGTTCCCTGGGTTGATGACAAAGGAAATGTTCAAGTCAACCGCGGTTTCCGTATTCAATTCAACAGCGCCATTGGCCCCTATAAAGGCGGTCTGCGTTTCCATCCATCCGTAAACCTCGGAATCATCAAGTTCTTAGGTTTCGAGCAAATCTTCAAAAATTCTCTGACCGGTCTTCCCATCGGCGGCGGCAAGGGCGGCAGTGACTTCGATCCTAAAGGCAAATCAGACGCTGAAGTCATGCGTTTTTGCCAGAGCTTTATGACCGAACTTTACAGACATATCGGTGCAGACACTGACGTTCCTGCCGGTGATATCGGTGTTGGCGGCAGAGAAGTTGCATATATGTTCGGACAATATAAGCGGATCACGAATCTGTTTGAAGGTGTACTTACCGGTAAAGGGCTTACTTTCGGCGGAAGCTTAGCCCGTACCGAAGCAACCGGCTACGGCTGCGTCTATTTTATTGACGAAGCGATCAAAGATGCCGGTAAATCATTCAAAGGGGCTACCGTTGTCGTCTCCGGTTCTGGTAACGTTGCCATTTACGCTGCCCAAAAAGCGATTGAACTGGGTGCCAATGTTGTGGCTATGTGCGACTCCAATGGTTATATCTATGATAAAAACGGAATCGACGTAAAAACCATTAAACAGCTCAAAGAAGTGGAAAGAAGAAGAATTAAGGATTATCTCGAATTCCATCCGAAGGCTGAGTATAAAGATGGCTGTGCAGGAATATGGACTGTTCCGTGTGACATCGCCCTTCCCTGCGCTACCCAAAATGAGTTAGATGAAGCGGCTGCAAAAGCACTCGTTGCCAACAAATGCTTCGCGGTTGCTGAAGGCGCCAACATGCCTTGCACACCGGAAGCCGTTGAAGTATTCCATGCCAACAACGTCATCTTTGCTCCTGGCAAAGCTTCCAATGCCGGGGGTGTTGCCACCTCCGCTCTGGAGATGTGCCAAAACAGCATGCGTTATTCTTGGACTTTCGAAGAAGTCGATGCTAAACTTAAAGACATCATGGTTAATATCTATCGCAACGCCAGCGATGCTGCGAAAGAATATGGCCATGAAGGCAACCTGGTCGTAGGCGCTAATATTGCCGGATTCCTGAAAGTTGCCGATGCCATGATGGCTCAGGGTCTTGTATAA
- the cbiE gene encoding precorrin-6y C5,15-methyltransferase (decarboxylating) subunit CbiE has protein sequence MLTVSIIGMGPGNLLQQTQEAVEAIAKSDYLIGDKRILKELAFPDKTQHTATHVPQIMELMKEFLTEGRAEVAVAVLVSGDVGFYSLAKSLLRALETENITDLKNVRLICGIGSLQYFSSKIKTAWDDAAICSLHGREGNIVGNVLNNRKVFVLTGGDQNPAAICRKLSDFGLAEVKVSIGENLSYPNERIVTGTAQDFTKESFASLSVMMIENPAPLERAYITHGLPDEWFIRGDVPMTKQEVRAVSLSKLRLRQSDITYDIGAGTGSVSLEMALQQTHGFVYAIEKNEQAVALIHRNKEQFGAKNLIIITNTAPEGIAELPPPDRVFIGGSGGNLKEILDTVYAKNNDAGIVINAITLETLNEAMAYYRDRTAYEVELVQVTVARSRKLADYHLLMGQNPVFVLSAWPAGQNATGTATQTETK, from the coding sequence ATGCTTACGGTCAGCATCATTGGGATGGGTCCCGGAAATCTGCTGCAGCAGACCCAGGAAGCCGTGGAGGCCATAGCGAAAAGTGACTATCTGATTGGGGATAAACGCATCCTGAAGGAATTGGCATTCCCGGATAAGACTCAGCATACGGCGACTCATGTCCCCCAAATAATGGAACTGATGAAAGAATTTCTGACTGAGGGCAGAGCTGAGGTTGCCGTTGCCGTACTGGTATCAGGGGATGTTGGTTTCTACAGCCTGGCGAAATCGCTGCTCCGCGCCCTTGAAACGGAAAATATAACAGACCTTAAGAATGTCCGTTTGATTTGCGGCATTGGGTCACTTCAGTATTTTTCCTCGAAAATCAAAACAGCCTGGGACGATGCGGCAATCTGCAGTCTGCATGGCCGGGAAGGGAACATTGTCGGCAACGTGCTGAATAACCGGAAGGTATTTGTCTTGACCGGCGGAGACCAGAATCCGGCTGCCATTTGCCGAAAACTGTCTGATTTCGGTTTAGCGGAGGTTAAAGTCAGTATCGGTGAGAACTTATCCTATCCAAATGAGCGGATTGTTACCGGGACAGCCCAAGACTTTACCAAAGAATCCTTTGCTTCCTTGAGTGTCATGATGATTGAAAATCCTGCTCCATTGGAAAGAGCTTACATAACGCATGGCTTGCCGGATGAGTGGTTTATACGCGGTGATGTGCCCATGACCAAACAGGAAGTTCGGGCAGTCTCGTTATCAAAGCTGCGTCTTAGGCAAAGTGACATCACCTATGACATTGGTGCGGGTACCGGTTCTGTTTCCCTGGAAATGGCACTGCAGCAGACCCATGGTTTTGTTTATGCCATCGAGAAAAACGAGCAGGCCGTTGCGTTGATTCACCGGAATAAAGAACAGTTCGGGGCTAAAAATCTTATCATCATCACGAATACAGCCCCTGAAGGAATTGCAGAACTGCCACCGCCGGATAGGGTTTTTATCGGCGGGAGCGGCGGCAATCTGAAAGAAATATTGGATACGGTGTATGCCAAGAACAACGATGCCGGGATCGTGATCAATGCCATTACGTTGGAGACCTTGAACGAAGCAATGGCTTATTACCGGGATCGTACGGCATACGAGGTTGAGCTCGTGCAGGTAACCGTAGCCCGATCCAGGAAATTAGCGGACTATCACCTGCTCATGGGTCAGAATCCGGTCTTTGTGTTGTCGGCCTGGCCTGCCGGGCAGAATGCAACAGGGACTGCAACTCAGACAGAAACTAAGTAA